Below is a window of Vibrio sp. SS-MA-C1-2 DNA.
TATCTAAATGTTCAGCAAGACGATCTTCAATCTTATTTTTAGCATGGTTAACTAAGCAAGCAGCTGAAACTAAGCGACAAGGATCGGCTTCTCTCGCAGTTTTAACAAGATTAGACATAAACTCTAAACGTGCATCAGTATCTGCATTTTCATTACCAACAGACCACATAATGACACTTGCACGGTTACGGTCACGTATAACCATTTCTAATAATTGGTTCTTCGCATCTTTATATGTTGCTTGATTTTCAAAATCGATCGCCCAATACACAGGGATTTCAGCCCAAATCAAGAAACCAAGCTCATCAGCCATTTTGGTCGCCAACTCATGATGAGTATAGTGAGCAAAACGCATATAGTTACAATTTAACTCTTTAGCATGAGCAAAACGGCGCTTAAGGTCTTCAACAGTAACCACTTTACCTATTTCTTTGTCATCTTCATGAACGCTGATACCACGTAAGAAGATATTTTCTCCATTTAAAACAATTTCAGTACCTTGTACTTCAATTTGACGGAACCCGACACGATCAGTGATTTGATCATTTAAATAGGTTGCTTCGATGTCATATAGTTTAGGGTTTTCAGGAGACCAAAGCTCAGGTTCAACTGATATTTCTACCGAACCTTTACCATCTTTGGTAGTAATCGTTTGATTGATATTTAGTTCATCGATCTTGACAATAACATCCTGATCTTCACCAGCCACTTCCACATCACAATGAATCAGATTGTATTGACTATTTGGTACCAAATAAACGTGAAGATCTTTTAAATAACTTTTAGGAGTACGAACAATTTCTACATCACGGTAAACACCACCGTAATTAAACCAATCTGTATTGCGCATAGGAACTCTGTCTAATGTACGTGCATTATTAACACATAACATAATCCAGTTTTGTCCTACGTTTAATTTATCAGTAAATTCTGCAAAAAATGGGGTAGAACCACCATAGTGATTACCAATAAATTCACCATTTAAGAAGACTTTACAGTCATATTGTGCCGCACCTACGCGTAGGAAAAGACGCTCAGCATCATCTCCTTCTTTAAATTCCCAAGCACGTGTATACCATGCACTTCCTTCAAAGAAATACCATTTTTCTTTTTGCATCTGCCAGCAAGATGGAATGGGCGTTGTTTCGCCAACATGTGGATCATAATCCCAAGGTTCAATACGTTGCTCAGCTGGCATTGGCTTCATATCATACCAACGTTGACGAAGACCAGTGTCCAACAAATCTACAGCAAAATTCCAATGTCCATTTAGAGATTCCGTACCACGGCCTCCCATAAATAACATATTAGTGTGATTTAAATTTTGTAAATTGAATGGAACATCATACTGTTCATCATGAAGACAATTAATCGCATTTTCAGCTAATTCAGAACGTTCTAACATTGTAAGGCAGACTCCAAAGTTAGGGCGTAAATACGCCCTAGATATTAATTAATTATTTATTATTATTTAGTTGTCGCTAATGCATCGATGCCACGAACATAATCAGCAATCGCTGGATTCTGTAATGCTTGATCATGCATAGGTTTCACTGCATCAACAAATGGTTGTTTTTCTACAGTGACAAATTGAACATCCATGCTGTTTTTTGCTTTATCAATTGCAGCATCAGTCATCTTAGTCCATAGATCTTTATGATACATCATTGAATCTTTTGCTGCTTTTTTCAGCGCAACTTTTTGTTCTGCAGTTAACTTATCTAGCGCTTTGTTACTAATTACAAGCACATCTGGAATCATTGTATGCTCATCTTGGCTAAAGAATTTAGCAACTTCACCGTGACGAGCGGTTGTTAATGCAGTTGGATTGTTTTCAGCACCATCTACAACACCTTGCTGTAACGCAGTGTATAGTTCGCCATAAGAAAGAGGAGTTGGTGAACCACCCATTAATTTAATCATTTCTACAGCAGTTGGACTTGGTTGAACACGAATCTTCATGCCTTTTAGATCCGCTGGAGAATTAATCGCTTTACTTGCGTAGAAACTACGTGCACCTGCATCATAGTATGTTAAACCAACAAAACCTTTAGCTGCTGATGCTTCTAAAATCTCTTCACCAACTTCACCACCAATAACACGATAATAATGGTCACGATCACGGAAGATATAAGGAATATTGAATGCGCCATATGCTGGTTCAAAAGACTCTAATTCGCTCGCATTTGATTTAGCAATATCTAAAGCACCATTTTGAAGAAGCTCCATTGATTCACGTTGAGTACCAAGCTGTCCATTTGGATAAATACGGATACGCACTTCACCATCCGTTAGCTCTTTCATTTCTTTAGCCATATATTGCATTGACTTATGAACCGGATGGTTTCTATCTTGGTTGTGACTTAATTTTAAAGTTGTAACAGCAGCAGCAGAAAATGAGGTAGCAGCTAAAGTGCAAGTAATTAATGTTGCTAAAGCTTTTTTATTCCATGACATTGTGAGACTCCAAATGAGTAAACGTTTATTAAAATAATGTATCATATCGGTTTACCAAAATAACATTTGTAAACCACATCTCTAAACACCTATCTAATTTGGCCTACTGCAAACCAATAATCAATAAAAAAAGGTCAATTGGTTGACCAATGCCACAAAAATAACCCACAAATTGGTCGAACCAATTCAAATGTGATCGCCATCACGGTGTTATGCGTATAAATTCTTATAATCACGGTAATTAATAAATCTAATTAATAATAAAAACGAATTTTCGTGATTAAGGAGAAAATATGAATAAACTCATTTTGATTTTGAATAAAGGTCTTTCTTTGTTCTGTATATCATTGAGTACCGTCCTTGTTGCTTGTGTTGTTTGGCAGGTGTTTTCACGCTATGTGCTGAATGCACCGAGTACATCAACCGATGAAGTCGCACGTTTTCTCTTCATATGGGTTGGTTTAATGGGGGCAGCTTATACCTTGGGACAAAAACGTCACCTTGCTATCGATTTATTAGCAATGAAGCTTGAAGACAAACCAGCTCAACATGCAAAACTTAAAGTCATTATCAATGTAATCAGCTTCTTCTTCGCTGGCGTAATTATGGTATATGGTGGTGGATCATTAATGTTGAAAACACTTGCAACTGGTCAAGTTTCCCCAGCTTTAGGCATTGAAATGGGTTTTGTATATGCTGCAATCCCCCTAAGTGGTTTGTTTATGCTTATTTATCTATGCCAAGATTTATCAACGAATATTTCAACCGCATTTTCTTCAACCACTACAAAATAAATCACTCTAATTTATAAGGAATATTATCGTGGATTGGCAAGTAATTATTGTACTCTTTGGTAGCTTTTTTACATTTTTAGGACTTGGTGTTCCTATTTCTTTTGCAATTGGTATTGCCTCTTTATTTACCGTATTGCTTTCATTACCGTTCGATGCTGCTATTGCAGTTATCTCTCAAAAAATGGCGTCAGGCTTAGATAGTTTTGCTCTTCTTGCAATCCCATTCTTTATCTTAGCTGGTAACATCATGAACCAAGGTGGTATCGCTATCCGCCTCATTGAATTTGCAAAAGTTCTAGGTGGTCGCCTTCCAGGTTCTTTAGCGCATGTTAATATCATCGCAAATATGATGTTTGGTGCAATTTCTGGTTCAGCTGTTGCTTCTGCCGCTGCGGTAGGTGGTACAATGTCCCCTCTTCAAAAGAAAGAAGGTTACGATCCTGCATACTCTGCAGCCGTTAACATTACCTCTTGTCCAACAGGTCTATTGATTCCACCAAGTAATACCTTCATTGTTTACTCATTAATTTCGGGTGGAACATCTATTGGCGCTCTTTTCTTAGCAGGTTACATCCCTGGTCTACTGATGGGGCTAAGCTTAATGTTTGTTGCTGGCTTTATTGCCAAGAAACGCGGTTACCCGGTTGATCCTAAGCCAACCATGGCTGTTGTTGTGAAGAAAACATTCGATGCTCTACCAAGTCTTGGCCTTATTGTTGTCATTATGGGTGGTATTATTGGTGGTATCTTTACTGCAACGGAGGCTTCTGCAATTGCTGTTGTTTATACATTGGTTCTTGCTGTTTTCTTCTACCGTGAAGTATCAATTAAGCAACTTCCAAGTATTATTTTAGAATCTGTCGTCACCACGTCTATTGTATTGTTATTAATTGGTGCATCTATGGGTATGTCTTGGGCTATGGCAAATGCTGATATCCCATATATGATCAGCGACGCATTATTGGCTGTTTCTGAAAACCCTATTATCATCCTATTAATTATCAACATTGCTTTATTGGTTGTTGGTGTATTCATGGATATGACACCTGCACTATTAATCTTTACTCCTATCTTCTTGCCAATTGCAATGGATTTGGGTATGGATCCGGTACATTTTGGTATTATGATGACATTCAACCTTGCAATTGGTATTTGTACTCCACCAGTGGGTAGTGCTCTATTTATAGGTTGTTCAGTGGCAAAGGTTCGTATCGACAAAGTCATCAAACCTCTACTTCCATTCTACGCAGTGCTAATCCTAGCATTGATGTTAGTTACCTTTGTTCCACAAATTAGCTTAACTTTACCGCAATTATTTTTAGGTTATTAATCGTTACTTTATAGTTAAATAAAAAAGAGTGATTACAGCTTTGTATTCACTCTTTGTTTAAAAGGACAAAAAGATGAAATCAGTTAAAAATTGGCAATTTATTAATCATAAAAATAATGAGATCATTTTATCTTGTGATAATAAGCATTCACTTCATATCTTTGTATTAGAAAACCACCTTATTCGGGTGCTTTTCAAACGTAAAAATGAACTTAGACTTGATCGTACTTGGACCGTGACTCCAGATGCTGCGGATACACCTTGGGAAGGTCGTGATCGTCTTTCAACAGCTGGATTTACACTGCCAGAATTTGCTTTAGATCAACAAGAAAACCAATTACAAATTTCAACTGAAACCTTACGTTTAACTATCCATCAACCATTATGGATGGAGTGGGAACATAAAGTTAATGACCAATGGCTTCCTTTAACTAAAGACCGCAAAACAGGTGCATACCAATTAGGTGTTTCTGACCATAATGTTGCTCACTTCATGAATCGTGGCGATGATGAGTTTTACTATGGCCTAGGCGAAAAAACAGGCGATCTTAACCGTAATGGCCGTCGTTTTGAGATGCGAAACCTTGATGCTATGGGTTATGATGCAAGTAAAACAGATCCTCTGTACAAGCACATTCCATTCTATATCACTCGTACAACTCAAAATGATGAAACAGCAAGTTTTGGCCTTTACTATGATAACCTCGCTAGCTGTTGGTTTGATCTAGGCAATGAAT
It encodes the following:
- a CDS encoding glycoside hydrolase family 2 protein, with the translated sequence MLERSELAENAINCLHDEQYDVPFNLQNLNHTNMLFMGGRGTESLNGHWNFAVDLLDTGLRQRWYDMKPMPAEQRIEPWDYDPHVGETTPIPSCWQMQKEKWYFFEGSAWYTRAWEFKEGDDAERLFLRVGAAQYDCKVFLNGEFIGNHYGGSTPFFAEFTDKLNVGQNWIMLCVNNARTLDRVPMRNTDWFNYGGVYRDVEIVRTPKSYLKDLHVYLVPNSQYNLIHCDVEVAGEDQDVIVKIDELNINQTITTKDGKGSVEISVEPELWSPENPKLYDIEATYLNDQITDRVGFRQIEVQGTEIVLNGENIFLRGISVHEDDKEIGKVVTVEDLKRRFAHAKELNCNYMRFAHYTHHELATKMADELGFLIWAEIPVYWAIDFENQATYKDAKNQLLEMVIRDRNRASVIMWSVGNENADTDARLEFMSNLVKTAREADPCRLVSAACLVNHAKNKIEDRLAEHLDIIGINEYYGWYEEVFDDLIEIGENSNPGKPVVISETGADGFIGATGPKTGLFSESYMSEVYRKQIQYLERLDYIKGISPWIMYDFRVERRQNVFQQGWNGKGLISNNKSTKKEAFDILATFYKKLKEQK
- a CDS encoding TRAP transporter substrate-binding protein produces the protein MSWNKKALATLITCTLAATSFSAAAVTTLKLSHNQDRNHPVHKSMQYMAKEMKELTDGEVRIRIYPNGQLGTQRESMELLQNGALDIAKSNASELESFEPAYGAFNIPYIFRDRDHYYRVIGGEVGEEILEASAAKGFVGLTYYDAGARSFYASKAINSPADLKGMKIRVQPSPTAVEMIKLMGGSPTPLSYGELYTALQQGVVDGAENNPTALTTARHGEVAKFFSQDEHTMIPDVLVISNKALDKLTAEQKVALKKAAKDSMMYHKDLWTKMTDAAIDKAKNSMDVQFVTVEKQPFVDAVKPMHDQALQNPAIADYVRGIDALATTK
- a CDS encoding TRAP transporter small permease; the protein is MNKLILILNKGLSLFCISLSTVLVACVVWQVFSRYVLNAPSTSTDEVARFLFIWVGLMGAAYTLGQKRHLAIDLLAMKLEDKPAQHAKLKVIINVISFFFAGVIMVYGGGSLMLKTLATGQVSPALGIEMGFVYAAIPLSGLFMLIYLCQDLSTNISTAFSSTTTK
- a CDS encoding TRAP transporter large permease, yielding MDWQVIIVLFGSFFTFLGLGVPISFAIGIASLFTVLLSLPFDAAIAVISQKMASGLDSFALLAIPFFILAGNIMNQGGIAIRLIEFAKVLGGRLPGSLAHVNIIANMMFGAISGSAVASAAAVGGTMSPLQKKEGYDPAYSAAVNITSCPTGLLIPPSNTFIVYSLISGGTSIGALFLAGYIPGLLMGLSLMFVAGFIAKKRGYPVDPKPTMAVVVKKTFDALPSLGLIVVIMGGIIGGIFTATEASAIAVVYTLVLAVFFYREVSIKQLPSIILESVVTTSIVLLLIGASMGMSWAMANADIPYMISDALLAVSENPIIILLIINIALLVVGVFMDMTPALLIFTPIFLPIAMDLGMDPVHFGIMMTFNLAIGICTPPVGSALFIGCSVAKVRIDKVIKPLLPFYAVLILALMLVTFVPQISLTLPQLFLGY